In one Brevibacillus composti genomic region, the following are encoded:
- the pstB gene encoding phosphate ABC transporter ATP-binding protein PstB, with amino-acid sequence MSIIEVRDLNLFYGEHQALHHIHMDIDANSITAFIGPSGCGKSTFLRTLNRMNDMIQGVRIEGSVKVVGEDIYQTKVDVEILRKNIGMVFQQPNPFPKSIYENITFGPKLHGITDRQKLDEIVESSLKAAALWEEVKDVLKKPAYGLSGGQQQRLCIARALAVNPQILLMDEPTSALDPISTAKIEELLAELKETYTIVIVTHNMQQAARISDKTAFFLNGELVEFDSTPVIFQNPCDKRTEDYITGRFG; translated from the coding sequence GTGAGTATCATCGAGGTACGCGATCTGAACCTGTTTTATGGTGAACATCAAGCGCTGCATCATATTCATATGGATATCGACGCCAACAGCATTACCGCTTTCATCGGGCCATCCGGCTGCGGAAAATCCACGTTTTTGCGCACGCTGAACCGCATGAATGACATGATTCAGGGCGTGCGGATCGAAGGAAGCGTCAAAGTGGTCGGGGAAGACATCTACCAGACCAAGGTAGATGTGGAGATCCTGCGCAAAAATATCGGGATGGTTTTCCAGCAGCCCAATCCGTTTCCGAAAAGCATATATGAAAATATTACATTTGGTCCGAAGCTTCATGGAATCACCGACCGCCAGAAGCTGGACGAAATCGTCGAGAGCAGCCTGAAGGCGGCAGCGTTGTGGGAGGAAGTGAAGGACGTGCTGAAAAAGCCGGCCTACGGTTTGTCCGGCGGCCAGCAGCAGCGTCTGTGCATCGCCCGCGCCCTCGCCGTCAATCCGCAAATTTTGCTGATGGACGAACCGACTTCGGCGCTGGACCCGATTTCCACCGCAAAAATCGAGGAGTTGCTGGCTGAGCTGAAAGAGACGTACACCATCGTCATCGTCACGCACAATATGCAGCAGGCGGCCCGCATCTCCGATAAAACCGCATTTTTCCTCAACGGCGAGCTGGTCGAATTCGACTCCACGCCGGTGATTTTCCAAAACCCTTGCGACAAGCGGACCGAAGATTACATCACGGGACGATTTGGTTGA